A window of the Gordonia humi genome harbors these coding sequences:
- a CDS encoding FAD-binding protein has translation MSGLDIPEVIDSGDVTEWSDTVDVVVLGAGIGGCCAAVDAASHGASVIVLERSAAAGGTTCMAGGHFYLGGGTAVQQATGHPDSAEEMIKYITAVSRDPEPDKIRAYCEDSVEHFDWLESLGFEFERSYYPEKAVIQPQTQGLMFTGNEKVWPFKDQAVPAPRGHKVPVEGDTGGAGMVIELLVKRLGELNVPIRYEVGGRRLVVDDSGAVVGVQYKEGRTEGFIRATNVVIAAGGFVMNPDMVAEHVPQLAEKPFTLGSTYDDGLGIRMGVSVGARLKHMDQAFITAPVYPPSVLLTGIIVNKEAKRFVAEDSYHSRTSGFVMDQTDRVAYLIVDEAHMERPEFPLAPFIDGWETVEEMADGLGLDRAALVSTLERYNTYAVDGEDPDLHKSPEFLAPQDRGPWAAFDMSLGKALYAGFTIGGMATTVDGAVLNESGSVIPGLYAAGACAANLAQDGKGYASGTQLGEGSYFGRRAGRSAAAHT, from the coding sequence ATGAGCGGACTGGACATCCCTGAAGTCATCGACTCCGGCGACGTGACCGAGTGGAGCGACACCGTCGACGTCGTCGTCCTCGGCGCGGGCATCGGCGGCTGCTGCGCGGCGGTCGATGCGGCGTCCCACGGTGCGAGCGTCATCGTGCTGGAACGGTCGGCGGCGGCGGGCGGTACGACGTGCATGGCGGGCGGCCACTTCTATCTCGGCGGCGGCACCGCCGTGCAGCAGGCGACCGGCCATCCCGACAGCGCCGAGGAGATGATCAAGTACATCACCGCGGTCTCGCGCGATCCGGAACCGGACAAGATCCGCGCCTACTGCGAGGACAGCGTCGAGCACTTCGACTGGCTCGAAAGCCTCGGCTTCGAGTTCGAGCGGAGCTACTACCCGGAGAAAGCGGTCATCCAGCCGCAGACCCAGGGCCTCATGTTCACCGGCAACGAGAAGGTCTGGCCGTTCAAGGATCAGGCGGTTCCGGCCCCGCGTGGACACAAAGTACCCGTCGAGGGCGACACCGGCGGGGCGGGCATGGTGATCGAACTGCTCGTCAAGCGACTCGGCGAGCTGAACGTGCCGATCCGTTACGAGGTCGGTGGTCGCAGGCTCGTCGTCGACGACTCCGGCGCCGTCGTCGGTGTGCAGTACAAGGAGGGGCGCACCGAGGGATTCATCCGCGCGACGAATGTCGTCATCGCCGCCGGCGGCTTCGTCATGAATCCCGACATGGTGGCCGAACACGTTCCGCAGTTGGCGGAGAAGCCGTTCACCCTCGGCAGCACGTACGACGACGGTCTCGGCATCCGCATGGGCGTCTCCGTCGGCGCGCGACTCAAGCACATGGATCAGGCTTTCATCACCGCGCCGGTGTATCCACCGTCCGTCCTGCTCACCGGAATCATCGTCAACAAGGAGGCGAAGCGGTTCGTCGCCGAGGACTCCTATCATTCGCGGACCTCGGGGTTCGTCATGGACCAGACCGATCGCGTCGCGTACCTGATCGTCGACGAGGCGCACATGGAACGCCCCGAGTTCCCGCTCGCACCGTTCATCGACGGCTGGGAGACCGTCGAGGAGATGGCCGACGGCCTCGGCCTCGACCGTGCCGCCCTCGTTTCGACTCTCGAGCGCTACAACACCTATGCTGTTGACGGCGAGGACCCCGATCTCCACAAGAGCCCGGAATTCCTCGCACCGCAGGATCGCGGGCCCTGGGCGGCCTTCGACATGAGCCTCGGCAAGGCGCTGTACGCCGGTTTCACGATCGGTGGCATGGCGACCACGGTCGACGGTGCGGTCCTGAACGAGAGCGGTTCGGTGATCCCGGGCCTGTACGCCGCCGGAGCCTGCGCCGCGAATCTCGCGCAGGACGGGAAGGGCTACGCATCGGGCACGCAGCTCGGTGAGGGGTCGTACTTCGGGCGGCGTGCCGGCAGATCGGCCGCAGCGCACACCTGA
- a CDS encoding enoyl-CoA hydratase-related protein, which produces MTEAVGTSATRIHEGDTLWIERRGAVAIIWLNRPDKLNAMTFAMRDEIVAAFDVTDADEAVRAVILTGTGRAFCAGADLAEGGEAFAPEDGFDGVPPDGGGLVALRMYASEKPIIAAVNGPSAGVGVTMTLPADVRIASATAKFGFVFARRGLVPEACSNWFLPRVVGIAQALRWTLAGAMVTAADAHRAGLVSEIVDADASVVDRAVEIAAEFTEGTSPVAVALTRQLMWRMLGADGPQESHRLESDILFDRGVSADIREGVTAFLEKRPPEFVDSVNDYRGRFDW; this is translated from the coding sequence ATGACCGAAGCAGTAGGCACCTCCGCAACCAGGATCCATGAGGGCGACACCCTCTGGATCGAGCGTCGCGGAGCCGTTGCGATCATCTGGTTGAACCGGCCGGACAAGCTCAACGCGATGACCTTCGCGATGCGGGACGAGATCGTCGCGGCGTTCGATGTGACCGATGCGGACGAGGCCGTCCGTGCGGTGATCCTGACGGGAACCGGGCGTGCGTTCTGTGCGGGCGCCGATCTGGCGGAGGGTGGCGAGGCCTTCGCACCCGAGGACGGATTCGACGGGGTGCCCCCGGACGGCGGAGGTCTGGTGGCGCTGCGCATGTATGCGTCCGAGAAGCCGATCATCGCTGCCGTGAACGGGCCGAGCGCCGGAGTGGGCGTGACGATGACCCTGCCCGCGGACGTTCGGATCGCCTCGGCGACTGCCAAGTTCGGTTTCGTGTTCGCCCGTCGGGGCCTGGTGCCGGAGGCGTGCTCGAACTGGTTCCTCCCGCGGGTCGTCGGGATCGCCCAAGCACTGCGGTGGACGCTCGCCGGAGCGATGGTCACCGCGGCCGACGCGCACCGCGCCGGCCTCGTCTCGGAGATCGTCGACGCGGACGCCTCGGTCGTGGACCGTGCGGTGGAGATCGCCGCCGAGTTCACCGAGGGGACCTCGCCGGTCGCGGTGGCTCTGACACGTCAGCTGATGTGGCGGATGCTGGGTGCCGACGGTCCGCAGGAGTCGCACCGTCTCGAGTCGGACATCCTCTTCGACCGTGGCGTGTCGGCCGACATCCGTGAAGGAGTGACCGCCTTCTTGGAGAAGCGGCCGCCGGAATTCGTCGACTCGGTCAACGACTACCGAGGGCGATTCGACTGGTGA
- a CDS encoding Re/Si-specific NAD(P)(+) transhydrogenase subunit alpha: MLIGIPRESKAGETLVAATGKTVGQLRQLGYDVVVEAGAGDLAEQPDAAFVEAGARTGSAADVWGADVVVKVNAPSDDEISRLRSGATVISQMAPARNPELVEKLQKAGVTALAMDAVPRISRAQSMDVLSSQANVAGYRAVVEAAHEFGRMFTGQVTAAGKIPPARVFVVGAGVAGLAAIGAASAMGAVVRAFDVRPEVAEQVESMGAEFVKVDFEAEKSQDGYAKEMTAEQEAATASMYDEEARLADIVITTALIPGRPAPKLLSAETVAAMKHGSVIVDMAAANGGNATGTVPGEKTVTAGGVTILGYTDLAGRLAAQTSQLYGTNIVNLLKLITPGKDGELTLDMDDVVQRGITVTRDGDVLWPPPPVQVSAAPQAAAVQAPVVEPSEPMSAGKKVGLVLLGIVLYGVVVAFSPDPIPQHFTVLMLAIVIGYYVIGKVAHALHTPLMSVTNAISGVVIVGALLQIATDDTTIRVLSAIAILLASINIFGGFAVTRRMLAMFSKGA, translated from the coding sequence ATGTTGATCGGCATCCCCCGGGAATCGAAGGCGGGCGAGACGTTGGTCGCTGCCACCGGTAAGACGGTGGGGCAGTTGCGTCAGCTCGGTTACGACGTCGTCGTTGAGGCCGGTGCCGGTGATCTGGCCGAGCAGCCCGATGCGGCGTTCGTCGAGGCCGGTGCGCGTACCGGTTCGGCGGCCGATGTGTGGGGCGCGGACGTCGTGGTCAAGGTGAACGCGCCTTCGGACGACGAGATCTCGCGTCTGCGCAGCGGTGCGACGGTGATCTCGCAGATGGCTCCGGCGCGGAACCCGGAACTGGTGGAGAAGCTTCAGAAGGCGGGCGTGACGGCGCTGGCGATGGACGCGGTCCCGCGTATCTCGCGTGCGCAGTCGATGGACGTGTTGTCCTCGCAGGCGAATGTGGCCGGCTATCGTGCGGTCGTCGAGGCGGCGCACGAGTTCGGTCGGATGTTCACCGGTCAGGTGACCGCGGCGGGCAAGATTCCGCCTGCTCGCGTGTTCGTCGTGGGCGCCGGTGTGGCCGGTCTGGCCGCGATCGGCGCCGCGTCCGCGATGGGCGCGGTGGTGCGTGCGTTCGACGTGCGTCCGGAGGTCGCCGAGCAGGTCGAGTCGATGGGCGCCGAGTTCGTCAAGGTCGATTTCGAGGCGGAGAAGTCGCAGGACGGTTACGCCAAGGAGATGACCGCCGAGCAGGAGGCGGCCACGGCGTCGATGTACGACGAGGAGGCCCGTCTGGCCGACATCGTCATCACGACCGCGTTGATTCCGGGTCGTCCGGCGCCGAAGCTGTTGTCGGCCGAGACGGTGGCCGCGATGAAGCACGGCAGTGTGATCGTCGACATGGCCGCGGCCAACGGCGGTAACGCGACGGGCACGGTGCCCGGTGAGAAGACGGTGACCGCCGGCGGTGTGACGATTCTGGGTTACACCGATCTCGCGGGACGGTTGGCCGCGCAGACCTCGCAGTTGTACGGCACGAACATCGTCAACCTGCTCAAGTTGATCACGCCGGGCAAGGACGGCGAGCTCACGCTCGACATGGACGATGTGGTTCAGCGCGGTATCACGGTGACCCGTGACGGAGACGTGTTGTGGCCTCCGCCGCCGGTGCAGGTGTCGGCCGCTCCGCAGGCCGCTGCTGTCCAGGCTCCGGTCGTCGAGCCCTCCGAGCCGATGTCGGCGGGTAAGAAGGTCGGGCTGGTTCTGCTGGGCATCGTCCTGTACGGGGTCGTCGTGGCGTTCTCGCCGGATCCGATCCCGCAGCACTTCACGGTGTTGATGTTGGCGATCGTGATCGGCTACTACGTCATCGGGAAGGTGGCGCACGCGCTGCACACTCCGTTGATGTCGGTGACCAATGCCATCTCCGGTGTCGTGATCGTGGGCGCGTTGTTGCAGATCGCCACGGACGACACGACGATTCGGGTGTTGTCGGCGATCGCGATCCTGCTCGCCTCGATCAACATCTTCGGTGGCTTCGCGGTGACTCGTCGCATGCTCGCCATGTTCAGCAAGGGGGCCTGA
- a CDS encoding EthD domain-containing protein: MSVRLTFCLTRLPHLSRTEFLDYWYDVHAPLVRERAELLGIIGYEQSHTVDGDPAAPLAAHRGAPGAVYDGVASLWFESLDAFRSGGRTREERVAAAELVEDEKNFIDLSKSPLWMTRDRIVVARDGLCDE; this comes from the coding sequence TTGTCCGTACGTCTCACCTTCTGCCTGACCAGACTCCCCCATCTCTCGCGCACCGAGTTCCTCGACTACTGGTACGACGTGCACGCACCTCTGGTCCGCGAACGCGCCGAACTCCTCGGCATCATCGGGTACGAGCAGTCGCACACCGTCGACGGCGATCCAGCGGCGCCGCTCGCCGCACACCGCGGAGCGCCCGGAGCGGTCTACGACGGGGTCGCCTCCCTCTGGTTCGAGTCTCTCGACGCGTTCCGATCCGGTGGACGGACTCGCGAGGAACGGGTCGCCGCGGCCGAGCTCGTCGAAGACGAGAAGAACTTCATCGATCTGTCGAAGTCACCGCTGTGGATGACCCGTGACCGCATCGTCGTCGCGCGTGACGGCTTGTGCGACGAGTAG
- a CDS encoding helix-turn-helix domain-containing protein: protein MIDTSIELIEEIGMDKFSMPKVARALGVQTSSLYHYFADRNALMTEVARKIMREAPMPPMPQDDDWVEWFVELSFNYREAIRRYPNAAIVLVEFLPRDVLTGNYDWCAHILAESNIDPALHVALLDGLEKISFATVLSSLRRATSSASDTAVFPHADADRHPALMRALAANSWSEDQLFEVTIRSFITGLLHAGTDAVVAGAITVAAS, encoded by the coding sequence GTGATCGATACGAGCATCGAATTGATCGAAGAAATCGGCATGGACAAGTTCTCGATGCCGAAAGTCGCTCGGGCACTTGGCGTCCAGACCTCGTCGCTGTACCACTATTTCGCCGACCGGAATGCGCTGATGACGGAGGTGGCTCGAAAGATCATGCGGGAGGCACCGATGCCGCCGATGCCTCAAGACGACGACTGGGTGGAATGGTTCGTTGAGCTGAGTTTCAATTATCGTGAAGCCATTCGCCGCTATCCGAATGCTGCGATCGTCCTTGTGGAATTCCTTCCGCGTGATGTCCTCACCGGAAATTATGATTGGTGCGCGCACATTCTGGCCGAGTCGAACATCGACCCGGCGCTTCATGTCGCCCTGCTCGACGGGTTGGAGAAGATCTCGTTCGCAACGGTGCTGTCCAGCCTGCGACGCGCGACGTCGAGTGCGAGCGATACCGCGGTGTTCCCTCATGCCGACGCGGACCGCCATCCGGCGCTGATGCGGGCGCTCGCGGCGAACTCCTGGTCGGAGGACCAGCTCTTCGAGGTCACGATCCGCAGCTTCATCACGGGTCTGCTGCATGCGGGCACCGACGCGGTCGTCGCCGGAGCGATCACGGTCGCGGCGTCCTGA
- the pntB gene encoding Re/Si-specific NAD(P)(+) transhydrogenase subunit beta yields MGINSIAIAAYVIAALLFILSLAGLSKHESAKSGLTYGIVGMVVALAATIALAVDHLSGVDGKWISIGLLIGAVVIGALIGLWRAKIVEMTGMPELIALLHSFVGLAAVLIGWNGAIEGFDPTGVDPGDIRSLTNIHEAEVAIGIFIGAVTFTGSIIANLKLSAKMKSAPLMLPGKNFINVGALVVFAVLTGFYIARDTHDDTTSMILLAVITVVALLLGLHLVASIGGGDMPVVISMLNSYSGWAAAASGFLLNNDLLIVTGALVGSSGAYLSYIMCKAMNRSFISVIAGGFGIEAGPADDTDYGEHREIQADAAAELLANAKSVVITPGYGMAVAQAQYPVADMTAKLRAKGVDVRFGIHPVAGRLPGHMNVLLAEAKVPYDIVLELEEINDDFGETDVVLVIGANDTVNPAAAEDPGSPIAGMPVLEVWNAKDVIVFKRSMAAGYAGVQNPLFFRENTQMLFGDAKDRVEDIISAL; encoded by the coding sequence ATGGGAATCAACTCCATCGCCATCGCGGCGTATGTCATCGCCGCGTTGCTGTTCATCCTGTCGTTGGCGGGACTGTCCAAGCACGAGTCCGCTAAGAGCGGTCTCACGTACGGGATCGTGGGCATGGTCGTGGCGCTCGCCGCGACCATCGCGCTGGCCGTCGATCATCTTTCCGGGGTCGACGGTAAGTGGATCTCGATCGGTCTGTTGATCGGTGCGGTCGTGATCGGCGCCCTGATCGGTCTGTGGCGCGCGAAGATCGTCGAGATGACCGGGATGCCCGAGCTGATCGCGTTGCTGCACTCGTTCGTGGGTCTGGCCGCGGTGCTCATCGGGTGGAACGGTGCCATCGAGGGCTTCGACCCGACCGGTGTGGATCCCGGTGACATCCGGTCGCTGACGAACATTCACGAGGCCGAGGTCGCGATCGGCATCTTCATCGGTGCGGTCACGTTCACCGGTTCGATCATCGCGAACTTGAAGCTGTCGGCGAAGATGAAGTCCGCTCCGTTGATGTTGCCGGGCAAGAACTTCATCAATGTGGGTGCGCTGGTCGTGTTCGCCGTCCTGACCGGTTTCTACATCGCGCGGGACACGCACGACGACACGACGTCGATGATCCTGCTCGCGGTGATCACGGTCGTGGCGTTGCTGCTGGGTCTGCATCTGGTGGCCTCGATCGGCGGCGGTGACATGCCGGTCGTGATCTCGATGCTGAACTCGTACTCGGGTTGGGCGGCCGCGGCGTCGGGCTTCCTGCTCAACAACGACCTGTTGATCGTGACCGGTGCGTTGGTCGGTTCCTCGGGTGCGTATCTGAGTTACATCATGTGCAAGGCGATGAACCGGTCGTTCATCTCGGTCATCGCGGGTGGTTTCGGTATCGAGGCCGGTCCGGCCGATGACACCGATTACGGTGAGCACCGCGAGATTCAGGCCGATGCGGCCGCGGAACTGTTGGCGAACGCGAAGTCGGTCGTGATCACTCCGGGGTACGGCATGGCTGTGGCGCAGGCGCAGTACCCGGTGGCGGATATGACGGCCAAGTTGCGTGCGAAGGGTGTGGACGTGCGGTTCGGGATTCATCCGGTCGCCGGTCGTCTGCCCGGGCACATGAACGTGTTGTTGGCCGAGGCGAAGGTGCCGTACGACATCGTGCTCGAACTCGAAGAGATCAATGATGATTTCGGTGAGACGGATGTGGTGTTGGTCATCGGTGCCAACGACACGGTGAATCCGGCTGCTGCGGAGGATCCGGGGTCGCCGATCGCGGGTATGCCGGTGTTGGAGGTGTGGAACGCCAAGGATGTGATTGTCTTCAAGCGTTCGATGGCCGCTGGTTACGCCGGTGTGCAGAATCCGTTGTTCTTCCGTGAGAACACGCAGATGCTGTTCGGTGACGCGAAAGACCGTGTGGAGGACATCATCTCCGCGCTGTAG
- a CDS encoding metallophosphoesterase, with product MLVVAQISDLHFRGDTEHRGRILAVLDYLQNRCGGAANIDALLVTGDLTDEGTAEQYREAADALVTDIPTLTLLGNHDDRAAYRSVTAPDDAADPYAPVDTALLLDDLLVLGLDSSIPGRNDGELSEQTLAWADEQIAAAGERPVIVSFHHPPVKVGMPFMDSIAQLDPTAFDAFVRRHPRIIGLVCGHIHSPSATAFAEVPLLTAPGVSSTLNLPFEGDDVLNESQPAGMAFHLIDGDRLVTHFRSVI from the coding sequence ATGCTCGTCGTCGCGCAGATCAGTGACCTGCACTTTCGCGGGGACACCGAGCATCGCGGAAGGATCCTCGCGGTCCTCGACTACCTGCAGAACCGGTGCGGTGGCGCAGCGAACATCGACGCACTCCTCGTGACCGGCGACCTGACCGACGAGGGCACGGCCGAGCAGTACCGAGAGGCCGCCGACGCCCTCGTCACCGACATCCCGACCCTCACTCTGCTCGGCAATCATGACGACCGCGCGGCCTATCGGTCCGTCACCGCGCCCGACGACGCCGCCGATCCGTACGCGCCCGTCGACACGGCTCTGTTGCTCGACGATCTCCTCGTCCTCGGCCTGGACTCCTCGATTCCCGGACGCAACGACGGCGAACTGTCGGAGCAGACTCTCGCGTGGGCCGACGAGCAGATCGCCGCCGCGGGCGAACGCCCGGTGATCGTGTCGTTCCATCACCCGCCGGTGAAGGTCGGCATGCCGTTCATGGACTCGATCGCCCAGCTCGATCCGACCGCGTTCGACGCCTTCGTCCGACGACATCCGCGGATCATCGGCCTCGTGTGCGGCCACATCCATTCACCGTCCGCGACCGCGTTCGCCGAAGTCCCCCTGCTCACCGCACCGGGGGTGTCCTCGACGCTCAATCTGCCGTTCGAGGGCGACGACGTGCTCAACGAGTCCCAGCCCGCAGGCATGGCCTTTCACCTGATCGACGGAGACCGGCTCGTCACGCACTTCCGTAGCGTGATCTGA
- a CDS encoding acyl-CoA dehydrogenase family protein: MDIQWSPDDLAFRDEVRAFLDAELTPELRAAGRLMTSVYADHDASMQWQRILHRRGWATPAWPVEFGGCDWSLTRHYIFSRESVLAGAPALSPMGISQVAHATMAFGTAEQKEYFLPRIASGDIVFCQGYSEPESGSDLASLSMSAVADGDDLVCSGTKVWTTHANVANWMFCLVRTSRDGRKQQGITFLLIDMTSPGVQVKPVVMSSGEHIQNEEFFDAVRVPKTNVVGEIDDGWTVAKYLLTFERGGVAAAPLLQVMAAEVLEAARTAPGPDGRPLIDDAVFRNKLAQARIRVDALEMLEFRVLSVVADGGSPGTMSSMVKVLSTELSQTFTELLLEAAGPRGAVYQPHATRPGGPVPGYEPPADGYVSGEPWQAVAPLRYLNDRAGTIYAGSNEIQRNILAKSALGI; encoded by the coding sequence ATGGACATCCAGTGGTCCCCGGACGATCTCGCGTTCCGGGACGAGGTACGGGCGTTCCTCGACGCCGAGCTCACCCCGGAACTGCGGGCGGCCGGGCGGTTGATGACCAGCGTGTACGCCGATCATGATGCGAGCATGCAGTGGCAGCGGATCCTGCATCGGCGTGGGTGGGCGACTCCCGCCTGGCCGGTGGAGTTCGGCGGATGCGACTGGTCGTTGACCCGGCACTACATCTTCAGCCGCGAATCGGTGCTGGCCGGTGCGCCGGCGTTGTCGCCGATGGGCATCTCCCAGGTCGCACACGCGACCATGGCTTTCGGGACCGCCGAACAGAAGGAGTACTTCCTGCCGAGGATCGCCTCCGGCGACATCGTCTTCTGCCAGGGCTACTCCGAACCGGAGTCCGGATCGGATCTGGCGTCGCTGAGCATGTCGGCGGTCGCCGACGGCGACGACTTGGTCTGTTCGGGCACCAAGGTGTGGACCACGCACGCGAACGTGGCGAACTGGATGTTCTGCCTGGTCCGGACCTCCCGCGACGGCCGCAAGCAGCAGGGCATCACCTTCCTGCTGATCGACATGACCTCGCCGGGCGTGCAGGTCAAACCCGTCGTGATGTCCTCCGGCGAGCACATTCAGAACGAGGAGTTCTTCGATGCTGTGCGTGTGCCGAAGACCAACGTCGTCGGCGAGATCGACGACGGATGGACGGTCGCCAAGTATCTGCTGACCTTCGAGCGCGGCGGCGTGGCCGCGGCCCCGCTGCTGCAGGTGATGGCGGCCGAGGTGCTCGAGGCCGCGCGGACCGCGCCCGGCCCGGACGGCCGGCCGCTGATCGACGACGCGGTGTTCCGGAACAAGCTCGCACAGGCCCGCATCCGCGTCGACGCGTTGGAGATGCTTGAGTTCCGGGTGCTGTCAGTCGTGGCCGACGGCGGATCGCCGGGGACGATGTCGTCGATGGTCAAGGTGCTCTCGACCGAGCTGAGCCAGACGTTCACCGAACTGCTGCTGGAGGCGGCCGGTCCGCGGGGCGCCGTCTACCAGCCGCACGCCACGCGACCGGGCGGACCGGTCCCGGGGTACGAGCCGCCCGCCGACGGATACGTCAGCGGAGAGCCCTGGCAGGCGGTGGCGCCGCTGCGGTACCTGAACGACCGCGCGGGCACGATCTACGCGGGCAGCAACGAGATCCAGCGAAACATCCTGGCCAAATCCGCATTGGGGATCTGA
- a CDS encoding HSP90 family protein — protein sequence MDDAPMFDVDLRALIDVLGTNLYTGPGVYVRELLQNAIDAQTVAGRSDAPVEIVTDGERFAISDSGTGMSADAIAGLLGTIGASSKRDQFGFGSSTQIGQFGVGMLSGFLVGDRIEVSSHADGSRPVVWTGSSDGRVEMSDGDRGEVGTTVSVHARGDTRMWLAPDRVRSLAADFTAMHPTPVLVNGDRVNGGPGLFGEASGGRDAARVAFCQDEFGFTPLEMFDVDVPEAGLRGVAFVQPTGGDLVARAVHRAYVKGLLIGDVPGLVPEWAYFVRVVVDSTGLKPTASREGLVHDDLFDAVAASLGDQIQGWLTGLGARPALREKFLAVHEQGVKALAAHRAELLGFVDKHCLFETNVGPMPLATFRARFDTIRYAGNIDDYRVLADVLAGRGIGLVNAGHAFETAAIRAIVAADPTMRCEPIGQQFLLSALAMPSPEVREEFSGATAVARRAVSPFDCEVSLRVFEPESVSALLLTDDAAQIAQDRSEMLSQTAGEPDAWLAALSAIDDGQSAPSRPSLVLNAANPLVRRLPSLGDDVVAGALVRAVYSQAMLRARRSVRVAAASELDSAITLLADLATRDHAEGAPE from the coding sequence ATGGATGACGCCCCGATGTTCGACGTCGATCTGCGCGCTTTGATCGATGTTCTCGGCACCAATCTGTACACCGGGCCCGGGGTCTACGTACGGGAACTGCTGCAGAACGCGATCGACGCGCAGACCGTCGCGGGCCGATCGGATGCGCCCGTCGAGATCGTCACCGACGGCGAGCGGTTCGCGATCTCCGACAGCGGGACCGGAATGTCCGCCGACGCCATCGCCGGGCTGCTCGGCACGATCGGCGCCAGCTCCAAGCGCGACCAGTTCGGGTTCGGTTCCAGCACGCAGATCGGGCAGTTCGGAGTCGGCATGCTCAGCGGCTTCCTCGTCGGCGACCGCATCGAGGTGTCCTCGCACGCCGACGGTTCGCGGCCGGTGGTGTGGACCGGATCGTCGGACGGCCGCGTCGAGATGAGCGACGGCGACCGCGGTGAGGTCGGCACCACGGTCTCCGTGCACGCGCGCGGCGACACCCGCATGTGGCTCGCCCCCGACCGGGTGCGTTCCCTCGCAGCGGATTTCACCGCGATGCATCCGACTCCGGTGCTGGTGAACGGCGACCGGGTCAACGGCGGGCCGGGACTGTTCGGCGAGGCCTCCGGCGGGCGCGATGCGGCTCGGGTCGCGTTCTGCCAGGACGAGTTCGGGTTCACACCCCTCGAGATGTTCGACGTCGACGTCCCGGAGGCCGGACTGCGCGGTGTGGCGTTCGTGCAGCCGACCGGCGGGGACCTCGTCGCCCGCGCCGTCCACCGCGCGTACGTGAAGGGCCTGCTGATCGGTGACGTTCCCGGCCTGGTCCCGGAGTGGGCGTACTTCGTGCGCGTCGTGGTCGATTCCACCGGGCTCAAACCGACCGCGTCGCGCGAAGGGCTCGTCCACGACGACCTGTTCGACGCGGTCGCCGCGTCGTTGGGCGATCAGATCCAGGGCTGGCTCACCGGGCTCGGCGCCCGCCCGGCGCTGCGCGAGAAGTTCCTGGCCGTCCACGAGCAGGGAGTGAAGGCGCTGGCCGCGCATCGAGCGGAGCTGTTGGGCTTCGTCGACAAGCACTGCCTGTTCGAGACCAATGTGGGCCCGATGCCGCTGGCGACGTTCCGGGCGCGGTTCGACACGATCCGCTACGCGGGCAACATCGACGATTACCGCGTGCTCGCCGACGTCCTCGCCGGGCGCGGGATCGGGCTGGTCAACGCCGGTCACGCCTTCGAGACGGCGGCCATCCGAGCGATCGTCGCCGCCGATCCGACGATGAGGTGCGAGCCGATCGGACAGCAGTTCCTGCTGTCGGCGCTGGCGATGCCGTCACCGGAGGTCCGCGAGGAGTTCAGCGGCGCGACGGCGGTGGCCCGTCGCGCGGTGTCGCCGTTCGACTGCGAGGTGTCGCTGCGCGTGTTCGAGCCGGAGTCGGTGTCCGCGCTGCTGCTCACCGACGACGCCGCGCAGATCGCGCAAGACCGCTCGGAGATGCTGTCGCAGACCGCGGGCGAGCCCGACGCCTGGCTGGCCGCATTGTCGGCGATCGACGACGGCCAGAGCGCGCCGTCGCGTCCGTCCCTGGTGTTGAACGCGGCGAATCCGCTGGTCCGGCGACTGCCGTCGTTGGGTGACGACGTGGTCGCCGGTGCCCTCGTGCGGGCCGTCTACAGCCAGGCGATGCTTCGCGCTCGCCGGTCGGTCCGGGTCGCGGCCGCCTCGGAACTCGATTCGGCGATCACCCTGCTCGCCGACCTCGCCACCCGTGACCACGCCGAAGGAGCCCCGGAATGA